A window of the Cynocephalus volans isolate mCynVol1 chromosome 10, mCynVol1.pri, whole genome shotgun sequence genome harbors these coding sequences:
- the LOC134387075 gene encoding igE-binding protein-like, with protein LSDKVRKKVQAAFPVFEVEGGGRVHAPVEYTQIKDLAEAVRKYGVNANFTLVMLERFAGVARTPADWQMLAKAALPTMGQYMEWKALWHEAAQAQARANAAALTPEQRDWTFDMLTGQGPFAADQTAFPWGAYVQVSNTAIKAWKALPKKGEASGQLTKIIQGPQEPFSDFVARMTEAAGRIFGDPDQAAPLVEQLIFEQATQECRTAIAPRKGKGLQDWLRTCRELGGPLTNAGLAAAILQSQRPPRQQRQGLDRRVCFKCGQPGHLKKDCQAPDRDKGPQSTDSLCSRCSKGYHKAALCRSIRDIKGRLLPPLTEQHQVVQKNVKMGPRSQGPHKYGDKANQSRGEREESLSEDTQDWTCTPPPTSY; from the coding sequence ctctctgataaagtgaggaaaaaggttcaagctgccttcccagtttttgaggttgagggcggagggagagttcatgcccccgtcgagtacacccaaattaaggatctagcagaggcggttagaaaatatggtgtaaatgccaattttactctagtaatgctagaaaggtttgctggtgtggctaggacacccgctgactggcaaatgttggctaaggcagcgctccctaccatgggtcaatacatggaatggaaggcactatggcatgaggctgcacaggcTCAGGctagggcaaacgctgctgcactaaCTCCTGAGCAGCGAGactggacctttgatatgttaacaggtcAGGGCCcgtttgccgctgatcagacggctttcccatggggtgcttatgttcaagtttctaacactgccattaaggcttggaaggcactccccaaaaaaggggaagcttctggacaactaactaagatcattcagggacctcaggaaccattctcagattttgtggctcgaatgacagaagcagcggggcgcatctttggggaccctgatcaggctgcgcctcttgttgagcaactgatttttgaacaGGCTACCCAGGAATGCCGCACGGCTATAGCGCCCAGAAAGGGTAAAGGtttacaggattggctcagaacttgtcgagaactcgggggacccctgaccaatgcagggctagcagctgccatcctccagtcaCAGAGACCGCCTAGACAGCAGAGACAGGGGTTAGAccggagagtttgttttaaatgcggtcaaccgggacaCTTAAAAAAGGACTGCCAAGCCCCGGACAGGGATAAGGGCCCCCAGAGTACAGACTCCCTCTGTTCCCGCTGTTCCAAGGGATATCATAAGGCTGCTCTCTGCCGTTCCATTAGAGATATCAAAGGGCGACTCCTTCCGCCGCTCACAGAACAACACCAAGTGGTTCAAAAAAACGTGAAGATGGGCCCCCGTTCCCAGGGCCCCCACAAGTATGGGGACAAGGCCAACCAGAgtcgaggagaaagggaggagagcctGTCGGAAGACACACAGGATTGGACCTGCACACCTCCTCCGACTTCTTATTAA